The Catellatospora citrea DNA segment CACGTGGCCGCCGCGTTCCCGCCCGACGCCGACGGGGTGCTGATCCCCGGCAGCGGCTTTCGCTCCTGGGACGCGGTGGCCGCACTGGAACGGCAACTGGGCGTCCCCGTGGTCACCTCCAACCAGGCCTGCCTGCGCCGGCTGCTCACCATCGCCGGCCTGCACGACACCGTTCCCGGAGGCGGCCGCCTGGTCGACGCGCACCCCTGACCCGCCCACCACCACCCACCACCAGCGACCCGAACAGGAGAAACCGTGCCCACGCCAACATTCTGTGCCGCCTTCGCCGACCAGGTCGGCGCCACACCCGACGCCCCGGCCCTGGCCACCGACACCGACGTCGTCACCTACCGGCAACTGCAGACCCGGGTCCTGCTCGCCCAGCAGGCGCTGACCGCACTGCGCATCGACCCGCAGCTGCCGGTCTGCATCCCGGCCGTGAAAACCCCCGACACCATCGCGCTGCTGATCGCCGCGTTCGCGGCCGGCCGCCGGGTGCTGCTGCCCTCGGCGTCCTTGGGCTCCGAGGCGCTGACCCGGCTGTGCACGCTCGTCGGCTGCGCGGACATCCTCGACAGCACCGACGGCCACGTGACGGCCCGGCCCAGCGGCGCCCCCGGCCGAGCGCTGCCCGGCACCGGCCTGCTGCTGACCACATCCGGATCGACGGGCACACCCAAGGTCGTCGAACTGGCCGCCGACGGCGTCGACGCGTTCCTGGACTGGACGGCGATGACCTTCGACATCGCACCCGGCGCGCGGGTGCTCAACTACGCGCCCCTCAACTTCGACCTGTGCCTGCTCGACGTGTGGGCCGCCCTGGCCGCCGGCGCGTGCGCGCAGCTGGTGGACCCGGAACGGGCCGCCGACCCGGCGTGGCTGGCCGCGTTCTGCCGGGACCGGCAGCCGACCGTCGTGCAGGCCGTCCCGCTGTTCTTCCGGCTGGTGACCGAGGGCGGCGACCGCTTCCCCGGCGTACGCGACGTGCTGCTCACCGGCGACGTCGTGCCACCGGCCCTGCTGGACCGGATCGTCGAGGCGTTCCCCGACGCCCGGCTGTGGAACGTCTACGGCTGCACCGAGACCAACGACAGCTTCCTGTACCGCATCGACCCCGAGCAGGTACGCGCCCACGGTGCGATGCCGATCGGGCATCCGATCACCGGCGTCGAGACCAGCGTCGTCGACGCCGACGGCGCCGAGCTCACCGGCGCCGGCACCGGCGAACTGGTCGTACGGACCCCGTTCCGGGCCCACGGATACCTCGGCACCGACAACGGGCGCTGGCACGACGGCTGGTTCCGCACCGGCGACCTGGTCCGGCGCGACGAGTCCGGGCTGGTCTTCCTCGAAGGCCGCAACGACCACCAGGTGAAGGTCCGCGGCGTGCGGACCAACCTGCAGGAGGTCGAGCAGGTCGTGCTCGCCCACCCGGAGGTCGTCGAAGCCGCCGTGATCGCCGTGCCGGACCAGCACGCCGGCAACGTCCTGCACGCGGTGGTCCGGGCCCGGACCGCGTCGGCGGTCAACGGGCTGCACCTGCGGGTGCACTGCGCCGCCGCCCTGCCCCGCACCGCCATACCCGGCTCGTTCGAACTGGTCGAGGAAGCCCTGCCGCGCACCTCGACCGGCAAAGTCGACCGCAACGTCCTGCGCCAGCGCCGCGGCCGTGCCGCGCACGCGGCCGCCGAAAGGAGCTGACCACCATGATCACCTGGAATGAGGAGCAGCGCGACCTGCGCGCCCTGGCCGAGGAGCTCGGCGAGGCCGCGGGCAAGGACCACCTCGAACGCGACGCGCACCGCGAGTTCGGCACCGCGGCGTGGCAGACGGTCCGCGAGACCGGACTGCTCGGCCTGCCCTTCGACGAGCGCTGGGGCGGCCTCGGACAGGACCTGCTCACCACGATGTACGTCCTGGAAGGGCTCGGCTACGCCTGCCGTGACGGCGGATTCAGCTTCTCGGTGTCCACCCACCTGGTCAGCACCGGCGTGCCGCTGCAACGCTTCGGCTCCATCGACCTCAAGGAGCGCTACCTCACCAGGGTCTGCGACGGATCGATCATCGGCGCGCACGCGATCAGCGAACCGTCCGGCGGCTCCGACGTGATGGCGATGCGCACCACCGCCGTGCGCGACGGCGCCGACTACGTCCTCAACGGCAGCAAGGCGTTCGTCACCAACGGCCCGATCGCCGACGTCATCGTGGTCTACGCGCTGACCGGCAAACGTGGCAGCCCCGCCGCGCTGACCGCGTTCCTCGTCGAGCGCAACACGCCCGGCCTGGTCGTCGGGCCGCCCGTCACGAAGATGGGCCTGAGCACCTCACCGTTCTGCGAGCTGTTCCTCGACGACTGCCGGGTCCCGGCGGCCAACGTCGTCGGCTCGCTCGGTGCCGGCTACCTCGTCATGGATCACGTCATGAAGTGGGAGATCCTCTGCTCCTTCATCATCAACGTCGGCGAGATGCAGCACCGGCTGGAGCGCTCGATCGACTACGCCCGCACTCGCGAGCAGTTCGGCCAGAAGATCGGCTCCTTCCAGTCGGTGTCCAACCGCATCGCCGACATGCACATCAGCGTGAACAACGCCCGCAAATGGCTCTACGACACCGGTCAGCGGCTCGGCAACGGTGAGAACGTCACCGTCGACATCGCCGCCAGCAAGCTGATCGCCAGCGAAGGCAACCTGGCCTCCGCGCTGTCCGCCGTCCAGATCTTCGGCGGCTACGGCTACACCACCGAGTACGGCCTGGAGAAGGACCTGCGCGACGCCGTCGCCGGGACCATCTACTCCGGCACCTCCGACATCCAGCGCCAGCGCATCGCCAAGATGCTCGGCCTATGAGGCCGTCCCCACCCCGCTCCGCCCTCATCGCCCAGCCCTACCTCGGGAGGAAACCACCATGCCGACCCAAGCCATCGACACCGCCCTGCTTCAGCCCACCGAGTTCCTCGACTACGACTCCGACGTCGTGCGTGACTTCGTCGCCCGGGCGCTGCCCGGCGGCGGCACGGACCTGACCCCGATCGAGAAGGCCGTCGCGCTCTACTACGCCGTGCGCGACGGCATCCACTACGAGGTGTACGGCGCCGACCTGTCCCGCCACGGCCTGCAGGCCAGCGCCACGATCACCCGCGGCACCGGCTTCTGCGTGCACAAGTCCATCGTGTACGCCGCCGCGGTGCGCTCGGTCGGCGTGCCCAGCCGCATCTACTACGGCGACGTGCGCAACCACCTCGCCTCGCCCCGCCTCGAGGAGCTGATGGGCGGCAACATCTTCACCTTCCACAGCCTGACCACCGTGTACCTCGACGGACGCTGGGTGCGCGCCACCCCGGTCTTCAACAAGCTGCTCTGCCACCTCTACAAGATCAAGCCGCTGGAGTTCGACGGGCGCACCGACTCGATGTACCACCCGTACGACGAGGACGGCCGCCGGCACATGGAGTTCCTGCACGAGCACGGCGAATTCGACGACGTGCCCTACGACATGGTCGTCGGCGGCATCCGCACCGCCCACCCCAAACTGTTCGCCGGCGAGCACACCACCGCCCGCGGCTCCCTTATCGCCGACGCCGCCGCCCCGGGAGGTGGGTGGTGAACCCGCTGAAGTCCAGCTCCGCGCCGCCGGGGCGTGCACCGAACCGCCGCGGCCACGCCGACCTGGAACTGGTCGTACCCGCGTTCAACGAGGCCGCCCGGCTGCCCGCGACGCTCGCCGAGGTCACCGGCTTCCTGTCGGCAAAGCCCTGGCACACCCGGGTCGTCGTCGTCGACAACGGCAGCACCGACGACACCGCCGCCATCGTCGACGCCCGCGGCTGGGACGTGGAAGTGGTCGTCGTCGGCTGCTCCCGGCCCGGCAAGGGCGCGGCAGTGCGCCGCGGCATCGCCGGCAGCACCGCCCGGCTCGTCGGCTTCATCGACGCCGACCTGTCCACCCCCGTGCCGACCCTCAACCAGGCCATCGCCGAACTCGAAGCCGGCGCCACCGCCGCGATCGCGTCCCGGCACGCCCCCGGCGCCGAACTGACCCACCCGCAGCCACTGCTGCGGCGACTCGGCGGGTCGGTGTTCCGGCTACTGGCCCGCCGGCTCGTCCCCGGCATCCACGACACCCAGTGCGGCTTCAAGATCTTCGACCGGGTCGCGGTCCAGCAGGCGCTGCACCGCTGCCAGGTCAACGGATTCGCCTTCGACGTGGAACTGCTACGCCAACTGCGCCGCGCCGGCGGCCGCATCGCCGAAATCCCCGTCACCTGGACCGACGACGCACGCTCGACGTTCCGCCCGCTGCGCGACGGCCGCGCCGCGTTCACCGACCTGCTGCGCCTCTACCGGGCCGACCGGCTCGGCACCAGCCAGGCAGGTGCCCGATGAACACCCCACACAGCCCCCGGCGGGTGCTCGTGCTCAGCCGATACGACATCGGGCACCCGCACGCCGGCGACGTCGAGCACTACCTGCACGAGATCACCCGGCGCTGGGCAGCCGACGGCTGCGAGGTGACCTGGTCG contains these protein-coding regions:
- a CDS encoding transglutaminase-like domain-containing protein, which codes for MPTQAIDTALLQPTEFLDYDSDVVRDFVARALPGGGTDLTPIEKAVALYYAVRDGIHYEVYGADLSRHGLQASATITRGTGFCVHKSIVYAAAVRSVGVPSRIYYGDVRNHLASPRLEELMGGNIFTFHSLTTVYLDGRWVRATPVFNKLLCHLYKIKPLEFDGRTDSMYHPYDEDGRRHMEFLHEHGEFDDVPYDMVVGGIRTAHPKLFAGEHTTARGSLIADAAAPGGGW
- a CDS encoding glycosyltransferase, encoding MNPLKSSSAPPGRAPNRRGHADLELVVPAFNEAARLPATLAEVTGFLSAKPWHTRVVVVDNGSTDDTAAIVDARGWDVEVVVVGCSRPGKGAAVRRGIAGSTARLVGFIDADLSTPVPTLNQAIAELEAGATAAIASRHAPGAELTHPQPLLRRLGGSVFRLLARRLVPGIHDTQCGFKIFDRVAVQQALHRCQVNGFAFDVELLRQLRRAGGRIAEIPVTWTDDARSTFRPLRDGRAAFTDLLRLYRADRLGTSQAGAR
- a CDS encoding acyl-CoA dehydrogenase family protein, whose amino-acid sequence is MITWNEEQRDLRALAEELGEAAGKDHLERDAHREFGTAAWQTVRETGLLGLPFDERWGGLGQDLLTTMYVLEGLGYACRDGGFSFSVSTHLVSTGVPLQRFGSIDLKERYLTRVCDGSIIGAHAISEPSGGSDVMAMRTTAVRDGADYVLNGSKAFVTNGPIADVIVVYALTGKRGSPAALTAFLVERNTPGLVVGPPVTKMGLSTSPFCELFLDDCRVPAANVVGSLGAGYLVMDHVMKWEILCSFIINVGEMQHRLERSIDYARTREQFGQKIGSFQSVSNRIADMHISVNNARKWLYDTGQRLGNGENVTVDIAASKLIASEGNLASALSAVQIFGGYGYTTEYGLEKDLRDAVAGTIYSGTSDIQRQRIAKMLGL
- a CDS encoding AMP-binding protein, which gives rise to MPTPTFCAAFADQVGATPDAPALATDTDVVTYRQLQTRVLLAQQALTALRIDPQLPVCIPAVKTPDTIALLIAAFAAGRRVLLPSASLGSEALTRLCTLVGCADILDSTDGHVTARPSGAPGRALPGTGLLLTTSGSTGTPKVVELAADGVDAFLDWTAMTFDIAPGARVLNYAPLNFDLCLLDVWAALAAGACAQLVDPERAADPAWLAAFCRDRQPTVVQAVPLFFRLVTEGGDRFPGVRDVLLTGDVVPPALLDRIVEAFPDARLWNVYGCTETNDSFLYRIDPEQVRAHGAMPIGHPITGVETSVVDADGAELTGAGTGELVVRTPFRAHGYLGTDNGRWHDGWFRTGDLVRRDESGLVFLEGRNDHQVKVRGVRTNLQEVEQVVLAHPEVVEAAVIAVPDQHAGNVLHAVVRARTASAVNGLHLRVHCAAALPRTAIPGSFELVEEALPRTSTGKVDRNVLRQRRGRAAHAAAERS